In Achromobacter pestifer, the DNA window CGGCGATCAGCGCCACGCACAGGCCCAGCACGCCCACCATGCCGAGCAGACCGTCGCTACCCCAGGGCATCTCGTACAGGTAGAGGCCGGCGCCGTACTTGGGCACGCCCTGCACGCTCATGAAGACCACCCAGCGGAAGATCCACGCCGCGGCCAGCATGGTCAGGGCCAGCACGGCCGAGGGCAGCGGCGCGGCCAGCGTGCGCGCCGGACGCTGCAGCAGCGCGATCATGCAAAAGCCGGTCGCCACCGCGCCCGCCAGGCTGACGCGCCAGATCGGAAATTCCGTGAACAGGCGCAGGGCGGCGTCGAACGAGGGATCCATGCCCAGCAGCCCCAGCAACGTCCAGGCGCCAGCGCCCAGCGCCATCATCACCACCGCCGTCAGGCTCAAGCTGCGCAGCAGCTCCACCGGCATGGCCTGCGTGCCGCCGCGCAGCCAGCGGCCCACCAGGAACATGGCCCCCAGCGCGCCCAGCCAGGCGGTCAGCGCGAAGTTCACGGGCAGGAACACCGTGTGCCACAGCGGCCGCGAACGCAGCACCATCACTTCGGCGCCGGTATAGACCAGAATGGACAGCGCCGACACCGCCAGCGCCATGCCCAGCGCGCGCACCCAGCCAATACGGCCCCACCACCAGGCGGCGCAGAACAGCAACGCCAGGGTCACGAACACCGGCAGCAGCAAGGCGCCCAGCCACATCCACGACCAGGGCGTGAGATGTGCATAGAAATGCCAGAAGCGCCCGGGCTGGTGCAGGTCCGCCAACAGCGACACGGGCGCGGCGATGGCGCTGACCAGCAGCACCGTCACGGCCGCGGGCAGCAGGCGGCGCGCGGACGAGCCCGCGCCGCCGAACGCCGCGAAGGCGGCGGTCAGCGCGGTGGTGGCGCTGATGCCGATGAGGAAGAAGTACTGCACGGCCCACGGCAGCCAGGCGGCGTCGTAGACCGGCGTCAACAATTCAGAGATCTGCATAGTCATCCCCTTCGATGGCTCAATGGCCGCCAGCCAGCCGCACGCCGGCCTGGCCGTCGACCTGATGGACGAACGCATCGGGCAGGCCGATGTAATAGACGTGGGGATCGGTCTTCATTTCGGGCTTGAGCACCTTGATGTCTTGCTTGTGCTCAACCAGCAGCTTGGAAATCGCGCTGTCGGGATCATTCATGTCGCCGATGACGCGCGCGCCGCCCACGCAGCTTTCCACGCAAGCCGGCAGCAGCCCCGCTTCCAGGCGGTGCTCGCAGAACGTGCATTTGTCGGCGGTCTGCGTTTCGTGGTTGATGAAGCGCGCGTCGTAGGGACAGGCCTGCACGCAATAGGCGCAGCCCACGCAACGCTCGTTGTCGACCAGCACGATGCCGTCTTCGCGCTGGAAGGTGGCCTGCACCGGACAGACCGGCACGCAAGGCGGGTTGTCGCAGTGGTTGCACAGGCGCGGCAGCATCACCATGGAGGCGGGGCCGCCGGCATCGGGCAGGACTTCGTATTGCAGGACGGTGGTGCGGAACTGCCCGATGGGGGGCAGGTTTTCCATGGAACAGCTGACCGTACAGGACTGGCAGCCGATGCACTTGCGCATGTCCACGACCATGCCGTAGCGCTTGCCCGGAATACCCGGGCGGCGCGGCGGCTGCCCATTGATGCCGGTTGCCTCGGCGCGGATGGGTATGACGGTGGCCGCGGCCCCCAACCCCAATAAGCCCTTCAGAAAGCCTCGTTTACCCGGGAGT includes these proteins:
- the dsrO gene encoding sulfate reduction electron transfer complex DsrMKJOP subunit DsrO, with product MSTPASPPEPPLPGKRGFLKGLLGLGAAATVIPIRAEATGINGQPPRRPGIPGKRYGMVVDMRKCIGCQSCTVSCSMENLPPIGQFRTTVLQYEVLPDAGGPASMVMLPRLCNHCDNPPCVPVCPVQATFQREDGIVLVDNERCVGCAYCVQACPYDARFINHETQTADKCTFCEHRLEAGLLPACVESCVGGARVIGDMNDPDSAISKLLVEHKQDIKVLKPEMKTDPHVYYIGLPDAFVHQVDGQAGVRLAGGH
- the nrfD gene encoding NrfD/PsrC family molybdoenzyme membrane anchor subunit produces the protein MQISELLTPVYDAAWLPWAVQYFFLIGISATTALTAAFAAFGGAGSSARRLLPAAVTVLLVSAIAAPVSLLADLHQPGRFWHFYAHLTPWSWMWLGALLLPVFVTLALLFCAAWWWGRIGWVRALGMALAVSALSILVYTGAEVMVLRSRPLWHTVFLPVNFALTAWLGALGAMFLVGRWLRGGTQAMPVELLRSLSLTAVVMMALGAGAWTLLGLLGMDPSFDAALRLFTEFPIWRVSLAGAVATGFCMIALLQRPARTLAAPLPSAVLALTMLAAAWIFRWVVFMSVQGVPKYGAGLYLYEMPWGSDGLLGMVGVLGLCVALIAAVTYALELFPARTRGLAA